The genomic segment CGGCGAGGTGGGTCGACGGGGCGCTACGCCGGCGTCGGACGGTTCCGGCGCGGGATGAGCTTGATCGTCGCCTCGGCGGTGGTCTTCTTCAACTCCGCTAGGACCGAGGTGTAGATGTCGGCGGTCATCTTGTAGGAGGAGTGGCCGAGGGTGTCCTGGATCTCCTTGATGCTGGCGCCGGCCGCGAGCATCAGGGTCGCCGCAACGTGCCTGAGGTCGTGGAACCGTACCGGTGGCAAGCCGCTGCGCGCGACGAGCCGGTCGAACCGGCCGGTGACCGTCTCGGGATGCCACGGTTGGCCGTCGCGCTGGCGGACGAAGAAGATGTCGCTGTCGACCCAGGCGTCCCCCGCGATGACCTTCCACCCGGCCCGGCGGGACAGGTACCTGCGCAGGCTCGTCACGGTTTCGTCGCTGAGGTCGACGACCCGGTCCCCGGCCGCCGACTTCACGTCCTTTTCGATCACCTGGTAGCCGACGCTGGTGCGCTGGCCGGTGATGGTGATCGCGGCTGCTTCCAGGTCGACGTCGTAGTCGTGCAGGCCACACAACTCCCCCCTGCGGGGACCGCGGTGGATGGCCAGGTCGAACAGGGGATACAGTCCGGGATCCTCGGCTTCGGCGAAGTCAAGGAACTCACCCACCTGTGCCGGTGTCCAGACCATGACGGGGCTGGGCCGCTGTCCGGTGCGGCGCCACCGGTTGACCGCCGCGTCTGTCCACAGTCGGGGCTTCGGAGGCTTGCCGGACGCCAACTCGACCGACTCGGCCGGATTGTGGTCCACCAGCTTGTGGTGATAGAGGCGGCGGGCGTCGTTGAGCGCCTTCCGCAGCGTCGCGAGGATCCGCTGCTGACTCGCCTCGCCGACCATCCGGATCCCTTTGACGGAGTCACGGATCTCCTTCACGGGGCTGGCCTTGGCGGCGCGGACCTCGTCGTTGCGGGAGTCGATCGCCGCGAAGACCGACTCGATGTGGGCGGCGGTGAGTTCCTGCAGCGCCACCTGGCCCAACTGCGGGGTCCAGTACTTGGTGATGTGGTCCTGGTAGCTGCGCCGGGTCGCGGGCGCCAGCCTGGTCCGGCCCTTGATCCATTCGGCGAGGTAGTCGCCGAGGGTGAGCCCGTTGTCGGCGGGCACGTCGGCGCGGATACGGCGGGCCACATGGTCGCGGTCGGGCAGCGGCTGGTTGGGCTTGACCGCCTGCAGCAGGTCGGCGATCTGCCGCCGCCGGAGCTCGTCGCGTCCGGCGAGGTCGAGTAGCGCACGGGCGCGGTCGCGCTCGTCTACCGCATCCTCCCGGGTGTCGAAGCCGGTGCGGCGCAGCTGCCGCCGACCGTGGGCTGCATCCAGTGGGAGTTCGAGTTGGTAGCGCCAGCTGCCGTGGTGCGGGTTCCACCCGTTGCCACGACGGAGCTTGGGGCACGTGGCGCCGAGGCGCTTGCCGTTGTTCCGGCAGCCACAGCGTTTGGTGATGGATCCGTCTGCCATGACGAGTCTTCTCCTCGCCGATGCCCGCTGTGTGGGAGAGCATCGGATTGTCGGGTGTCCATTGGTGTGATCACCGCTCGGTCCGGCGACGTGGTCAAGTCGCCGGCGGCGGCGGGTAGTCAGTCGGGACGCCGAGGGCGGCCAGGACCGCGGCGACGGAGACCCGGTAGCGGGATCCGACCCGCAGCACCGGCACCGGAAGCCGGTTCGTGCGGGCCAGCTCGTAGGCACTGCTGCGGGACATGCCGAAGATCTCGCCGACGGTGGCGACATCGGTGACCGCCCCAAGCGCGCGGATGCGCTCGACGGTCCACACCTGGGAACGCGTCGGTGTCCCTCCTGCGGGAGCGCCGGCTGTGCTGTCCATGGGATTCGTCCTTGAGGTGAGGAAGGGCCCGACCACCGTGGTGGCGGGCCCTCGAAATGAGTGGAAACTGCTGGTGTGACGATCAGCCAGATAGCTCCCACCGCCTCCGCGCGATTCCAGCGGTGCCGTGGTCGACGTGGCTGGCGGCTCGGACGCGACCGGCCAGGCCGGCGGCCGGAGTCGACGACGCGTAACCCGGCCGCATGAGCGGGTCGGACGGTTGTCCGTCGGCGGTGGTCAGATTCAGGGCGTGGCGGATCACCGCGACCGGTTCGCGGTAGCCGCTGCCGAAGCGCGGGCACGGCGGCCGGGAACTGGTCGCGGTGACGAGGTCGTACACACCGGCGAGACAGCCGTAGTTGCCGCCGCGGTGGATATCGGTTATCCGGTTGCGTGCCCGGATCCGCTCGACGGTCCAAGGCGACGGCCTCTGTTCGCATTCAGGGCCTGACGTTCGGTGAAGCGCCGGTCGGGGACATGGTCACGGCACCGGGCGGACCTTCCCCGGGAACCTGAGGTCGGAGCAACCCTGCGGTCCACGCACCAGCAAGGGATTCGGCCCGGCGCGCTGCCGCAGCGTTGGCCCGCGAGGGTCAGTGCCCGCCCGTGGGCGGCCCGGTGCCGCCGGGCCGGTTAACTTCGTCGAGCCAGGACAGCAGTCGCGGCAGGTTCTGAC from the Solwaraspora sp. WMMD1047 genome contains:
- a CDS encoding helix-turn-helix domain-containing protein — encoded protein: MDSTAGAPAGGTPTRSQVWTVERIRALGAVTDVATVGEIFGMSRSSAYELARTNRLPVPVLRVGSRYRVSVAAVLAALGVPTDYPPPPAT
- a CDS encoding tyrosine-type recombinase/integrase; translation: MADGSITKRCGCRNNGKRLGATCPKLRRGNGWNPHHGSWRYQLELPLDAAHGRRQLRRTGFDTREDAVDERDRARALLDLAGRDELRRRQIADLLQAVKPNQPLPDRDHVARRIRADVPADNGLTLGDYLAEWIKGRTRLAPATRRSYQDHITKYWTPQLGQVALQELTAAHIESVFAAIDSRNDEVRAAKASPVKEIRDSVKGIRMVGEASQQRILATLRKALNDARRLYHHKLVDHNPAESVELASGKPPKPRLWTDAAVNRWRRTGQRPSPVMVWTPAQVGEFLDFAEAEDPGLYPLFDLAIHRGPRRGELCGLHDYDVDLEAAAITITGQRTSVGYQVIEKDVKSAAGDRVVDLSDETVTSLRRYLSRRAGWKVIAGDAWVDSDIFFVRQRDGQPWHPETVTGRFDRLVARSGLPPVRFHDLRHVAATLMLAAGASIKEIQDTLGHSSYKMTADIYTSVLAELKKTTAEATIKLIPRRNRPTPA